One window from the genome of Choloepus didactylus isolate mChoDid1 chromosome 2, mChoDid1.pri, whole genome shotgun sequence encodes:
- the ALDH4A1 gene encoding delta-1-pyrroline-5-carboxylate dehydrogenase, mitochondrial, which produces MLLPPPAFRRALLARPWRGAGLPWKHTSSLKVANEPILAFTQGSPEREALQKALKALKGQTEAIPCVVGDEEVWTPDVRYQLSPFNHGHKVAKFCYADKALLNKAIEAALAARREWDLKPVADRAQIFLKAADLLSGPRRAEILAKTMVGQGKTVIQAEIDAAAELIDFFRFNAKFAVELEGEQPVSVPPSTNSMVYRGLEGFVAAISPFNFTAIGGNLAGAPALMGNVVLWKPSDTAMLASYAVYRTLREAGLPPNIIQFVPADGPVFGDTVTSSEHLCGINFTGSVPTFRHLWKQVAQNLDRFRTFPRLAGECGGKNFHLVHRSADVDSVVSGTLRSAFEYGGQKCSACSRLYVPESLWPQVRGRLLEEHGRIKVGNPAEDFGTFFSAVIDAKSFGRIKKWLAHARSSPSLTILAGGQCDDSVGYFVEPCIIQSQDPQEPIMKEEIFGPVLTAYVYPDDKFQETLQLVDSTTSYGLTGAVFAQDKDVVREATKMLRNAAGNFYINDKSTGSVVGQQPFGGARASGTNDKPGGPHYILRWTSPQVIKETHTPLGDWRYACMQ; this is translated from the exons GCTGCCGTGGAAGCACACCTCCTCCCTGAAGGTGGCCAACGAGCCCATCTTGGCATTCACACAGGGCAGCCCTGAGCGAGAGGCCCTGCAAAAG GCCTTGAAGGCCCTGAAGGGCCAGACGGAAGCCATCCCATGTGTGGTGGGGGACGAGGAAGTGTGGACCCCAGACGTGCGGTACCAGCTGTCG ccctttaacCACGGACACAAGGTGGCCAAGTTCTGTTATGCAGACAAG GCCCTGCTCAACAAAGCCATCGAGGCTGCCCTGGCTGCCAGGAGAGAGTGGGACCTCAAGCCCGTGGCAGACCGCGCCCAGATCTTTCTGAAGGCAGCTGACTTGCTGAGTGGGCCCCGCAGGGCGGAAATCCTTGCCAAGACCATGGTGGGACAG GGTAAGACGGTGATCCAGGCAGAGATTGATGCCGCTGCCGAGCTCATCGACTTTTTCCGGTTCAATGCCAAGTTTGCTGTGGAGCTGGAGGGGGAGCAGCCCGTCAGCGTGCCACCCAGCACCAACAGCATGGTGTACCGGGGGCTGGAG ggcTTTGTGGCGGCCATCTCCCCCTTTAACTTCACGGCGATCGGCGGCAACCTGGCGGGGGCCCCAGCCTTGATG GGCAACGTGGTCCTGTGGAAGCCCAGCGACACGGCCATGCTGGCCAGCTATGCCGTCTACCGCACCCTCCGGGAGGCAGGCCTGCCCCCCAACATCATCCAGTTTGTGCCAGCCGATGGGCCCGTGTTTGGGGACACCGTCACCAGCTCAGAGCACCTCTGTGGCATCAACTTCACCGGCAGCGTGCC CACCTTCAGACACCTGTGGAAGCAGGTGGCCCAGAACCTGGACCGGTTCCGCACCTTCCCACGCCTGGCTGGAG AGTGTGGTGGGAAGAACTTCCACTTGGTTCACCGCTCGGCCGACGTGGACAGTGTGGTGAGCGGGACCCTGCGCTCGGCCTTCGAGTACGGCGGCCAGAAGTGCTCGGCCTGCTCCCGCCTCTACGTGCCCGAGTCACTGTGGCCGCAGGTCAGAGGGCGGCTGCTGGAGGAGCACGGCAGGATCAAAGTGGGCAAC CCTGCAGAGGATTTTGGGACCTTCTTCTCTGCAGTGATTGATGCCAAG TCCTTTGGCCGCATCAAGAAGTGGCTGGCGCACGCCCGCTCCTCACCCAGCCTCACCATCCTGGCCGGGGGCCAGTGTGACGACTCCGTGGGCTACTTCGTGGAACCCTGCATCATCCAGAGCCAGGACCCCCAGGAGCCCATCATGAAGGAG GAGATCTTCGGGCCTGTGCTGACTGCGTACGTCTACCCCGACGACAAGTTCCAGGAGACGCTGCAGCTGGTCGACAGCACTACCAGCTACGGCCTCACGGGGGCAGTGTTTGCCCAGGATAA GGACGTGGTCCGCGAGGCCACAAAGATGCTGCGGAATGCTGCCGGCAACTTCTACATCAACGACAAGTCCACTGGCTCGGTGGTGGGCCAGCAGCCCTTCGGGGGGGCCCGAGCCTCTG GAACCAATGATAAGCCAGGGGGCCCCCACTACATCCTGCGCTGGACGTCACCCCAGGTCATCAAGGAGACCCACACGCCTCTGGGTGACTGGCGCTATGCCTGTATGCAGTGA